A part of Cyanobacteria bacterium FACHB-DQ100 genomic DNA contains:
- a CDS encoding recombinase family protein, translated as MLIGYRRISPDDQTLDPQTDTLNQAGCDLIFTDITTEPGAKQPRLEEAIAYARPGDVLVVWRLDRVGKPLKQLFEWMIELHDLGITFRSLEENLDTQRYDAAEMLRILRVLVNSEQQVVTEKTQIGLKRARAKGKKGGRKRSLTPQQIRIGQTLAADPTQTVEDVCRTLKISQSTYYRYIHPERQQE; from the coding sequence ATGTTGATTGGCTACAGACGAATATCGCCTGATGACCAAACGCTAGACCCGCAAACTGACACTCTGAATCAGGCAGGGTGCGATCTCATTTTCACGGACATCACCACTGAGCCAGGAGCAAAACAGCCCCGACTCGAGGAAGCGATCGCTTATGCCCGTCCCGGTGATGTCCTCGTCGTGTGGCGATTGGATCGAGTTGGCAAGCCGCTCAAGCAGCTATTCGAGTGGATGATTGAATTGCACGATCTCGGGATCACGTTCAGAAGCTTGGAAGAGAATTTAGACACGCAGCGCTACGATGCGGCAGAAATGCTGCGGATACTGCGAGTGTTAGTCAACTCCGAGCAGCAGGTCGTGACCGAGAAGACGCAAATTGGTCTAAAGCGTGCGAGAGCCAAAGGGAAAAAAGGAGGACGCAAGCGCTCCCTCACGCCGCAACAAATTCGGATTGGTCAGACGTTGGCAGCCGATCCCACACAAACCGTTGAAGATGTGTGCCGAACCTTGAAAATCTCGCAGTCAACGTACTACCGCTACATTCATCCAGAACGGCAACAGGAATAA
- a CDS encoding ATP-dependent RecD-like DNA helicase, with protein sequence MDTKELVGSIETIVFTSAETGFTVARFQTTAEETVTIVGNFAALNQGQSLILKGTWRTHPRYGSQFQVEQYREDIPNTIAGIEVYLGSGMIRGIGPAMAKRIVERFGLDTLTILDTEIGRLIEVKGIAQAKLSQIRSAWMGQRQIHTVMMFLQTYGIGKSQAIRVLKHYGEDAISIVSNNPFQLAAEIRGIGFHSADGIATQLGIAPDSEYRYRSAILHGLREAGREGHCFLPHAAIVERAVRLLARPDYRPQPDLIEQQLGWLVAAEELRVEESRKYPGRLGYYLPAFYRAETVIASRLKLRLDHSTSVDGDFVQTWMEQYCEASDLPLSIEQREAVILAASERVVILTGGPGVGKSHTVRAIVELWEAMGKRVALASPTGRAARRLSELSGREASTLHRVLEYEPRSGYFGRDETRPIPADCVVVDEFSMADLFLAHALIKAVSIQSQLLIVGDVDQLPSVGPGAVLRELIASEQVPVVRLTQVWRQAQSSAIIRQAHAINRGELLEMERLSASIQSDCIWVPSHSPQHGIDCIRQLICATLPQLGWDAFNDVQILCPMIKGEIGTKAINTMMQDLLNPSKCQMLEVQSEELKFRVGDRVIQLENDYEREVMNGELGVIETYDAEAQVLGVQFEDHWVDYHRSEWDQMTLAYSITGHKAQGSEFPVTIVPLFMQNAVMLSRPWLYTTLTRARQLAILVGQSQALRYAVTQCRDQRRYTLLSQRLQEHAEVTEMSES encoded by the coding sequence ATGGATACTAAAGAACTCGTTGGTAGCATTGAGACAATCGTCTTTACATCCGCCGAAACTGGATTTACGGTAGCGCGATTTCAAACAACAGCTGAGGAAACGGTGACGATCGTGGGTAACTTTGCTGCACTCAACCAGGGACAATCGCTCATTCTCAAGGGCACTTGGCGGACTCATCCCCGGTATGGTTCTCAGTTTCAAGTGGAGCAATATCGCGAAGACATTCCCAATACGATCGCAGGCATCGAGGTCTACTTAGGTAGCGGCATGATTCGCGGCATTGGTCCTGCGATGGCGAAACGGATTGTGGAGCGCTTCGGACTCGACACACTTACGATTCTCGATACAGAAATTGGGCGACTGATCGAAGTGAAAGGGATTGCTCAAGCGAAACTGTCGCAGATTCGCTCTGCCTGGATGGGACAGCGGCAGATTCATACCGTCATGATGTTTCTGCAAACTTACGGCATTGGGAAAAGTCAAGCAATTCGAGTGCTGAAGCACTATGGCGAAGACGCGATCTCGATTGTTTCCAACAATCCGTTTCAGCTTGCTGCCGAGATTCGCGGCATCGGGTTTCACTCGGCGGATGGCATTGCCACTCAATTAGGCATTGCCCCTGACTCTGAGTATCGCTACCGCAGCGCGATTCTGCACGGATTGCGAGAAGCCGGACGCGAAGGACATTGTTTTTTGCCGCATGCCGCGATTGTCGAACGAGCGGTGCGGCTCCTTGCCCGTCCCGACTATCGCCCACAGCCAGATTTAATCGAACAGCAGCTTGGATGGCTCGTTGCGGCTGAGGAATTACGAGTTGAAGAAAGCCGCAAGTATCCAGGGCGGTTGGGCTATTATCTACCTGCTTTCTACCGGGCAGAAACGGTGATTGCGTCCCGGCTCAAACTGCGGCTGGATCACTCTACGAGCGTGGACGGCGACTTTGTACAAACGTGGATGGAGCAGTATTGTGAAGCTTCAGATCTGCCATTATCGATCGAACAACGCGAAGCGGTGATACTGGCAGCATCAGAGCGAGTGGTGATTCTCACTGGAGGTCCAGGCGTGGGCAAATCTCACACAGTTCGTGCGATCGTCGAACTGTGGGAAGCGATGGGAAAGCGAGTTGCTCTAGCGTCTCCGACCGGACGAGCTGCACGAAGACTGTCGGAGTTGAGTGGGCGAGAAGCTTCCACGCTGCACCGAGTGCTTGAATACGAACCAAGAAGCGGCTACTTTGGGCGGGATGAAACGCGACCCATTCCTGCAGACTGTGTTGTCGTCGATGAGTTTTCGATGGCAGATTTGTTTTTAGCTCACGCACTAATTAAAGCTGTTTCCATTCAGTCTCAGCTCCTCATCGTTGGCGATGTCGATCAACTCCCCAGTGTGGGACCCGGAGCAGTCCTTCGAGAGTTGATTGCGTCAGAACAAGTGCCGGTGGTGCGGTTAACTCAAGTGTGGCGACAAGCTCAAAGTTCTGCAATTATTCGTCAGGCGCATGCCATCAACCGAGGTGAACTTTTGGAGATGGAGCGCCTTTCCGCATCGATACAATCGGACTGCATTTGGGTGCCGTCCCACTCTCCGCAGCATGGCATCGATTGTATTCGTCAGCTGATTTGTGCAACGCTTCCTCAACTCGGGTGGGATGCGTTTAACGATGTGCAGATTCTCTGTCCGATGATCAAAGGCGAAATTGGCACAAAAGCGATCAACACGATGATGCAAGACCTCTTGAATCCGTCAAAGTGTCAAATGCTAGAAGTGCAGTCTGAGGAACTGAAGTTTAGAGTGGGTGATCGTGTCATTCAGCTTGAGAATGACTATGAGCGCGAAGTGATGAACGGCGAATTAGGGGTGATTGAAACCTATGATGCTGAAGCACAGGTGTTAGGTGTTCAGTTCGAGGACCATTGGGTGGACTATCACCGTAGCGAATGGGACCAGATGACATTGGCATACAGTATTACTGGACACAAGGCACAAGGCTCTGAATTCCCAGTGACGATCGTGCCTCTGTTCATGCAAAACGCGGTGATGCTGAGTCGTCCGTGGCTTTATACGACGCTGACTCGCGCGAGACAACTGGCGATTTTGGTGGGACAATCGCAAGCACTGCGTTATGCGGTCACTCAATGTCGTGATCAACGGCGGTATACACTCTTGAGTCAGCGGTTGCAGGAACACGCAGAGGTCACTGAGATGAGTGAGTCGTGA
- a CDS encoding ribbon-helix-helix protein, CopG family, with amino-acid sequence MTSKETIQFRLPKSEKDKLDSYCQKTGRSITDVLREFIRSLPER; translated from the coding sequence ATGACCAGTAAAGAAACAATTCAGTTTCGACTACCAAAAAGTGAGAAAGACAAGCTCGATTCTTACTGCCAGAAAACAGGGAGATCCATCACGGATGTCCTACGGGAGTTTATTCGTTCATTGCCTGAGAGATAG
- a CDS encoding transposase, which yields MRTAHQYRLRLTKQQQATIDQWLELARRQYNYRLAERFNWYEQNRCDVNACPLICHLPELKDSPNFYSQKRDLVNSKKLFPEYKEIPSHTLQDVIARVEKTFDRWLKGDCNGKKSGKPRFKGVGRFRSIVFPDPVKSEHIESRFIQLPKLGKLKMILHRPIPDGFKVKTAAIIKKVDGYYITLSLQDSSVPVLTSDAPALENTIGIDVGLKSFLVDDLGDKVQIPQHYRKAEKRLKRLQRSLSRTKKGSNRRKKAIKRVGKAHLKVANQRKDFHYKTAKKLLSQGKHAAHEKLNIKGLAKSRLAKSVNDAGWGQFLQILSIKAERAGLLAIAVNPNGTSQGCSNCGHKVKKELSDRWHSCSSCGCELDRDHNAAINIKHRAVGHSVLKAHLTSEAIAGVNEKPTLYCTQSA from the coding sequence ATGCGAACCGCTCATCAGTACCGATTGCGATTGACGAAACAACAGCAAGCCACGATTGACCAATGGCTTGAACTCGCGCGTCGTCAATATAACTATCGGTTGGCAGAGCGGTTCAACTGGTATGAACAAAATCGCTGCGATGTGAATGCGTGTCCACTCATCTGCCATCTGCCAGAGTTGAAAGATAGCCCCAATTTCTATTCTCAGAAGCGAGATTTAGTCAACTCGAAAAAACTGTTTCCTGAATATAAAGAGATTCCCTCTCATACGCTGCAAGACGTGATTGCGCGGGTAGAAAAGACGTTCGACCGATGGCTAAAAGGGGATTGCAACGGCAAGAAATCAGGAAAGCCAAGATTTAAGGGAGTAGGGCGATTTCGTTCGATTGTATTTCCAGATCCGGTTAAGTCAGAACATATCGAGTCACGATTCATCCAGCTTCCCAAGCTTGGCAAGTTAAAGATGATTTTGCACCGTCCAATACCCGATGGCTTTAAGGTCAAAACGGCTGCAATCATCAAGAAAGTGGACGGCTATTACATCACGCTGTCGCTTCAAGATTCATCTGTCCCCGTTCTCACGTCGGATGCCCCAGCACTGGAAAATACTATCGGGATTGATGTCGGTCTGAAGTCGTTTCTGGTGGATGATTTGGGAGATAAAGTCCAAATTCCTCAACACTACCGAAAAGCAGAGAAGCGTCTGAAGCGGTTGCAGCGTTCATTGTCTCGTACAAAGAAAGGCTCTAATCGTCGCAAGAAAGCGATTAAACGAGTTGGTAAGGCTCATCTGAAAGTTGCGAATCAGCGCAAAGATTTCCACTATAAAACCGCTAAAAAGCTTTTATCTCAAGGAAAGCATGCTGCACATGAAAAGCTGAATATCAAAGGTCTAGCCAAATCTCGATTGGCGAAATCAGTAAACGATGCTGGATGGGGTCAATTCCTGCAAATTCTCTCAATCAAGGCTGAAAGAGCCGGATTGCTTGCAATTGCGGTGAATCCAAATGGCACAAGTCAAGGCTGCTCAAATTGCGGTCACAAGGTCAAAAAAGAACTGTCCGACCGATGGCATTCGTGCTCGTCTTGCGGTTGTGAACTTGACCGCGACCACAATGCAGCAATAAACATCAAACACAGAGCGGTAGGGCATTCCGTTCTTAAAGCTCATTTAACGTCCGAAGCAATAGCTGGAGTCAATGAGAAGCCTACGCTGTACTGTACTCAGTCAGCGTAG
- a CDS encoding helix-turn-helix transcriptional regulator: protein MLLANRIMLVSAVKQRNTKSSQSKSARPDKDGSALQSVSEQELHKDIPQGSVSGEIEDVTNDAHSMISSERVHQYAEKLRSGKSFLNLILVHVATGINQYRLRQLRSQVKGDSELINLYNETEKIGALQKQSITRLEKLFKSVLKQASFWEQTAHWITVRLEQWAVESRMPVDCSIPGVLSVEADSALPEEEAWRESVVISACAFYTASEWLRHLDWSSFSIEDLEKLLGIRSPDTSITDPTLFKNHEIERVATGYPILTGAQALINNQWEDGEYPYWKKLVGEGFIQHNIVRQSPSNQQIELVPGKAAWEIIQQFGPEAAYVLLIFSSYATDSEKPWEQQIRLKGTDLIRLFGWDKRTDITLGQKLKKIGNLVELVCSLSVLINNINVGANRYNVARGAMWLLEELEYSGQLALTVDAKNPSALSYEAGDPDELYIKVRPGSWTEKFLNSRDLSGKNALCQYGYLAKSTLQINPYRQRLASKLAIFLTIMSRIRQDGRYEVGTLLERLEPKELMTVVQQSKQRRSALIAQWDNALLTLHELGWQIEFDNETYPECIRPEWSLTDESEPTRTRPRNWLTLWLKAIVIIKPTVLIQEKLGSVRASNSQRTADLPTASDNLLERIPELTGAELAIALDAKGWSKAKLAKELGVDRSLITRWIKGERVIQPKHQTQIRVLLEL, encoded by the coding sequence ATGCTATTGGCAAATCGAATCATGCTGGTGAGCGCAGTGAAGCAAAGAAACACTAAATCGTCTCAATCTAAGTCAGCAAGACCGGACAAGGACGGTTCTGCTTTGCAATCTGTGTCAGAACAAGAGCTTCATAAAGACATTCCGCAGGGTTCCGTCTCAGGAGAAATAGAGGATGTAACAAATGATGCTCATAGCATGATTTCATCTGAGCGAGTGCATCAGTATGCGGAAAAATTGCGTTCTGGTAAGTCCTTCTTAAACCTGATTTTGGTTCACGTTGCAACGGGGATTAATCAGTACCGATTGCGACAACTTCGGTCGCAAGTAAAAGGCGACTCAGAACTTATCAATCTCTACAATGAAACCGAAAAAATTGGCGCATTGCAAAAGCAATCCATTACTCGGTTGGAGAAGCTATTCAAATCTGTTTTGAAGCAAGCCTCGTTTTGGGAGCAAACAGCGCATTGGATTACGGTTCGACTTGAGCAATGGGCAGTAGAGTCACGAATGCCAGTGGACTGCTCGATTCCGGGCGTTTTATCTGTAGAAGCTGATTCAGCACTACCGGAAGAAGAGGCTTGGCGTGAATCAGTCGTGATTAGTGCCTGTGCCTTTTATACTGCTAGCGAATGGCTTAGACATTTAGATTGGTCGTCGTTCTCGATCGAAGACCTTGAGAAACTATTGGGAATTCGATCTCCTGACACTTCAATAACTGATCCCACACTCTTCAAGAACCATGAAATTGAACGAGTTGCCACAGGTTACCCCATTTTGACTGGCGCACAAGCACTGATTAATAATCAATGGGAAGACGGGGAATATCCATACTGGAAGAAACTGGTCGGTGAAGGGTTCATTCAGCACAACATCGTGCGTCAAAGTCCATCGAACCAACAGATAGAATTAGTGCCAGGCAAAGCAGCCTGGGAAATTATTCAGCAGTTTGGACCAGAAGCAGCCTATGTCCTTCTCATTTTCTCTTCCTATGCGACTGACTCAGAGAAACCCTGGGAGCAGCAAATTCGATTAAAAGGAACAGACTTGATCCGTTTGTTTGGATGGGACAAGCGAACAGACATCACACTAGGGCAAAAGCTAAAAAAAATTGGCAACTTGGTAGAGTTGGTTTGTAGCTTATCGGTGTTGATTAACAACATCAATGTTGGAGCGAATCGATATAACGTAGCTAGGGGCGCGATGTGGCTGCTTGAAGAATTGGAATATTCAGGGCAACTTGCACTTACCGTCGATGCCAAGAATCCTAGCGCTCTGAGCTACGAAGCGGGCGATCCAGATGAGCTGTATATTAAAGTTCGCCCTGGCAGTTGGACGGAGAAGTTTCTGAACTCTAGGGATTTGAGTGGAAAGAATGCCCTTTGCCAGTATGGGTATTTGGCGAAGAGTACACTACAAATCAATCCATATCGTCAACGGCTAGCGTCTAAGCTGGCAATCTTTCTAACAATCATGAGCCGGATTCGGCAAGATGGACGGTACGAAGTTGGAACACTGTTGGAGCGCTTAGAACCAAAAGAGTTGATGACAGTCGTTCAGCAGAGTAAACAGCGCCGGAGTGCATTGATTGCACAATGGGACAACGCGCTTCTAACGCTACACGAATTAGGCTGGCAGATTGAATTTGACAATGAGACTTACCCTGAGTGTATTCGCCCAGAATGGAGTTTGACAGATGAGTCTGAGCCGACGCGAACTCGCCCTCGGAATTGGTTAACGCTTTGGCTCAAAGCGATCGTGATTATTAAGCCTACCGTTCTGATTCAGGAGAAGTTAGGCTCAGTTCGAGCGTCCAATTCTCAACGCACTGCGGACTTGCCAACTGCTTCAGACAATCTATTAGAACGAATTCCAGAGCTTACAGGTGCGGAACTTGCGATCGCACTAGATGCAAAAGGATGGTCTAAAGCAAAATTGGCAAAAGAGTTGGGAGTCGATCGCTCTCTGATTACCCGCTGGATTAAAGGTGAGCGCGTTATCCAGCCAAAACATCAAACACAAATTCGAGTTCTGCTGGAATTATGA
- the tnpB gene encoding IS200/IS605 family element transposase accessory protein TnpB: MLKAVKVRIYPTDAQQVHLAQAFGCCRWVWNQSLAIMSQTYKQTGRGVSAMDMKKLLPVWKKEYEWLSECYSQCLQQSVLNLGTAFGNFFDGRTGYPTFKNRYGRQSIQYPANVKILGESEIKFPGKLGTMKAKIHRDCVGKLKTVTVSKMPDGRYYASLLFDDRTTKQESSSEGKAVGIDLGLIDFAVTSDGSKFNNPKHLKKHECNLKRKQRKLARKRDKTTNKRRKAKLALAKVHSKISRVREDFLHKLSRKIVNENQVIVVEDLAVKNMVKNHNLAKSISDAGWGMFQTMLKYKAEQDGKIYLEISRFFPSSHLCNATLLPIPKMDLSVRSFLCPHCKVHHDRDVNAAINIRNEGLRILALGTSASALGGNVRPKRYGRKSTTAEAIADELGSQLRTA; this comes from the coding sequence ATGCTGAAAGCGGTCAAAGTCCGAATCTATCCAACTGATGCCCAGCAAGTTCATCTTGCTCAGGCGTTCGGGTGTTGCAGATGGGTTTGGAATCAGTCACTTGCCATCATGTCTCAAACGTACAAACAGACAGGACGTGGTGTTTCAGCAATGGATATGAAGAAGCTGCTTCCCGTTTGGAAGAAAGAGTATGAGTGGCTTTCTGAGTGCTATTCCCAATGTTTGCAGCAATCTGTTTTGAACTTGGGGACGGCGTTCGGCAACTTCTTTGATGGTCGGACAGGTTATCCCACCTTTAAAAATCGGTATGGTCGGCAGTCGATTCAGTATCCAGCAAATGTCAAAATTCTGGGCGAGTCTGAGATTAAATTCCCTGGCAAGCTTGGAACGATGAAAGCAAAGATTCATCGGGATTGTGTTGGAAAACTCAAGACTGTTACCGTGTCGAAAATGCCGGATGGTCGGTACTATGCGTCATTGCTGTTTGACGATAGGACAACCAAGCAAGAATCAAGCAGTGAGGGTAAAGCCGTTGGGATTGACTTGGGATTGATTGATTTTGCCGTGACTTCTGACGGCTCTAAATTCAACAATCCGAAACATCTCAAGAAGCATGAGTGCAACCTGAAACGGAAGCAAAGAAAGCTTGCTCGTAAAAGAGACAAGACGACCAATAAACGGCGTAAAGCTAAGCTTGCACTCGCGAAAGTGCATAGCAAAATCTCAAGAGTGAGAGAAGACTTCCTGCACAAGCTATCCCGCAAGATAGTGAACGAAAACCAAGTGATTGTGGTGGAAGATCTAGCAGTGAAAAACATGGTCAAGAATCACAACCTAGCCAAATCTATCAGCGATGCGGGTTGGGGGATGTTTCAGACCATGCTGAAGTACAAAGCAGAGCAAGACGGTAAGATCTACCTCGAAATCAGTCGATTCTTCCCGTCCTCACATCTCTGCAATGCAACGCTGCTACCGATTCCAAAGATGGATCTCTCAGTCCGCTCATTCCTCTGTCCGCATTGCAAGGTGCATCATGACAGAGATGTGAATGCGGCAATTAATATCAGAAATGAAGGCTTGCGGATTTTGGCGTTGGGAACCAGCGCTTCTGCCCTTGGAGGCAATGTAAGACCAAAGCGGTATGGGCGCAAGTCTACGACCGCAGAGGCAATTGCTGATGAATTGGGAAGCCAGCTCCGTACCGCCTAG
- a CDS encoding IS6 family transposase: MATDSLFKWHHFLPEIILLNVRWYCRYSLSYRDLEEMMAERGVAVDHSTINRARFEICSRTG, from the coding sequence ATGGCGACTGACTCCCTGTTCAAATGGCACCACTTCTTGCCTGAAATCATCTTGCTGAATGTGCGCTGGTACTGTCGTTACTCTTTGAGCTACCGAGATTTAGAGGAGATGATGGCGGAGCGAGGTGTCGCCGTGGATCATTCCACGATTAATCGCGCTCGTTTTGAAATTTGCTCCAGAACTGGATAA
- a CDS encoding metallophosphoesterase family protein: MVKRRRKQTGTQIGVISDTHGLLRPEAVEALINSALILHAGDIGKPEILEELGTIAPVVAIRGNNDTEAWAQTIPESKTIAIDQVSIHLIHILKNLKLEPKFENIRVVISGHSHKPSVEVREGVLFINPGSAGPRRFKLPVSVARLVVQETTVHAEIIYLLESENTGIRASS; encoded by the coding sequence ATGGTGAAGCGTAGGCGGAAGCAAACAGGCACTCAAATTGGCGTGATTTCTGACACGCATGGCTTGCTGCGTCCGGAGGCAGTCGAAGCACTGATAAATTCCGCTCTCATTCTCCATGCGGGAGATATTGGTAAGCCAGAAATCCTGGAAGAACTCGGTACTATTGCTCCGGTGGTTGCGATACGCGGTAATAATGACACTGAAGCATGGGCACAGACTATTCCAGAATCAAAGACAATTGCTATTGATCAAGTTTCAATTCACTTAATCCACATCCTCAAGAATCTCAAGCTAGAACCAAAATTTGAGAACATTCGCGTTGTCATTAGCGGGCACTCGCACAAGCCCAGCGTCGAAGTTCGGGAAGGAGTGCTGTTCATAAATCCAGGAAGCGCAGGACCAAGACGATTTAAGTTGCCAGTCTCTGTCGCCCGTTTAGTCGTTCAGGAGACAACCGTTCACGCGGAAATTATCTATCTGTTGGAAAGTGAGAATACTGGTATTCGCGCTTCTAGTTAA
- a CDS encoding ParB N-terminal domain-containing protein: MANRLAAALQNIGSMMPTADLDNLPAPKSESNRSESVVRLRVSDIEVSDRVRQSHDEILIQSFVRTFRKSGFRGVLWVRPTQQGRYKLIAGGTRYLAAQQAKIEWVDALIFEVDEGEALDLELEENLKRRDFNDLETVHGILRSLELELSLPREQIIALFNWNSRNRQPDGTHRPPRTDSVLASIPLDQLEMHWSIVERKFERLGRYSPEGFRANFLPLLKLSPSIQTAIIQGKIEGSKARLFSRITDEKTRDKLLEQAIAGEWSREQIAETVKDWREQHDPKRADQEELEFSSRIKSVLQRLSKTALTGRSRAKAERLLKELESLLES; encoded by the coding sequence ATGGCTAATCGGCTTGCAGCAGCACTGCAAAATATTGGTTCAATGATGCCCACAGCAGACCTCGACAACCTGCCTGCTCCAAAATCTGAATCAAATCGCAGTGAATCCGTTGTCCGACTGCGGGTTTCTGACATCGAAGTGAGTGATCGCGTTCGTCAATCACACGATGAAATTCTGATTCAGTCTTTTGTCAGGACATTTCGCAAATCTGGCTTTCGAGGAGTCCTCTGGGTACGTCCTACTCAGCAGGGACGTTACAAGCTGATTGCGGGAGGAACTCGTTATCTCGCGGCACAGCAAGCCAAGATTGAATGGGTAGATGCCTTAATTTTTGAGGTAGACGAAGGCGAAGCGCTGGATCTTGAACTTGAAGAGAATTTGAAACGACGGGATTTCAATGACTTAGAAACAGTTCATGGCATCCTGCGATCGCTAGAGCTTGAGTTATCTCTTCCCCGTGAACAAATCATCGCCCTATTCAACTGGAATTCTCGTAACCGTCAACCAGATGGAACGCATCGTCCTCCCCGAACTGATAGCGTTCTCGCCTCGATTCCACTCGATCAGCTTGAGATGCACTGGTCGATCGTAGAGCGCAAATTTGAGCGCTTAGGACGCTATAGCCCCGAAGGATTCCGAGCGAATTTTTTGCCCTTATTAAAACTTTCCCCTTCAATTCAAACCGCGATTATACAAGGAAAAATTGAAGGCTCAAAAGCACGATTGTTCTCCCGTATCACCGATGAAAAGACGCGGGATAAGCTGCTCGAACAAGCAATCGCGGGAGAGTGGTCGCGTGAGCAAATCGCCGAAACCGTCAAAGATTGGCGAGAACAGCATGACCCAAAACGAGCAGATCAAGAAGAATTAGAATTTTCGAGCCGCATCAAGTCTGTGTTGCAGCGTCTGTCAAAAACAGCGTTAACAGGACGATCGCGCGCTAAAGCGGAAAGACTGCTGAAGGAGTTAGAGTCACTACTGGAATCTTAG
- a CDS encoding ParA family protein — protein MPASTTSRKKTKASASSPATQATITPLLVSILNQKGGVGKTTIAVNLSYALAQRGIETILIDGDPNRSTLVGARSIAYSETVPLRVMSETASVGQTGNCRHFFVDTKARPEPIDLEEIVQRSTLILIPSSTKQDELRVTGSTVKLLDSVGSKKHRVVLNRVHPNNREETLSSFKKGLRAQGIPVFESVIRDYAIYDEAFGRGVSVGQLRGKTAEKAWTDIQQLLEEILNG, from the coding sequence ATGCCTGCCTCAACCACGTCTCGGAAGAAAACAAAAGCTTCAGCCAGTTCACCTGCTACTCAAGCGACAATCACACCACTCTTGGTATCGATCCTCAATCAAAAAGGCGGTGTTGGAAAAACGACAATCGCGGTTAATCTGTCGTATGCTCTCGCACAGCGAGGTATCGAGACTATCTTGATTGATGGTGATCCAAACCGGAGTACCCTCGTTGGAGCAAGATCAATTGCTTATAGCGAAACGGTTCCCTTACGAGTCATGAGCGAAACTGCATCCGTTGGGCAAACGGGCAACTGTCGTCACTTCTTCGTTGATACCAAAGCCAGACCTGAGCCCATTGATCTCGAAGAGATTGTGCAGCGGTCAACTTTAATCTTGATCCCCAGTTCGACCAAGCAAGACGAACTGCGCGTGACTGGATCTACAGTAAAACTCTTAGATTCGGTAGGCAGTAAAAAGCATCGTGTGGTATTAAACCGAGTGCATCCGAACAATCGGGAGGAAACGCTTTCTAGCTTTAAAAAGGGGCTGAGAGCGCAAGGCATTCCGGTGTTTGAATCAGTGATTCGCGATTACGCAATTTATGATGAAGCGTTTGGTCGTGGCGTATCCGTCGGGCAGCTCCGAGGAAAAACCGCAGAAAAAGCATGGACAGATATTCAACAATTGCTAGAGGAGATTCTGAATGGCTAA